A genomic stretch from Neodiprion fabricii isolate iyNeoFabr1 chromosome 3, iyNeoFabr1.1, whole genome shotgun sequence includes:
- the LOC124178786 gene encoding fibroblast growth factor receptor substrate 2 encodes MGCVNSRADINDLHPNIFQVMNVDDAGNLITPGKLEITDLDIVLYQRDKQPVKWPLRCLRRYGYDAEIFSFESGRRCSTGPGIYAFKCRRAEQLFNLVQTNIQVCNSSGDDTISRELPVASHPGSTVTMRVMMPSEPSYLDPTPARSNSRIGPRFSHSQQNGIGRLGSVGSSSGPMSPQGTMGSPSPPPMLPPPPPVPHPPPSSLYVNEEVLTSATIEREHNNNKSLRRTMQRSCTVSSTTSSSGFMALEPTPLPLPTSQESSCRSRPPPLPMASYINVDLSSDASPLSPSHSISDSTPLREEASELDGAQHAYMNISPGQEHYDTATTTMRTSLPQVQPDWEDEPRHCYANLESSDIEGLRKRFSGISTAEKSPLLPTTPPAGPVREVNYAVLDLDQKHNTTAVSPEGNVNPANTPIPPDSPNKPLKGYATIDFNKTTALSHSVNPNLVNDNEGSRKTRHNSTINDLSAPSRHSSSISE; translated from the exons ATGGGGTGTGTTAACAGTCGGGCGGACATTAACGATCTTCATCCAAATATATTTCAAGTGATGAACGTTGATGATGCGGGCAACTTGATAACACCTGGTAAGCTAGAAATAACAGACTTAGATATAGTTTTGTATCAACGTGATAAGCAACCAGTCAAGTGGCCTCTACGCTGTTTACGTCGCTATGGCTATGACGCCGAAATATTCAGCTTTGAATCTGGAAGACGCTGTTCTACTGGGCCCGGCATTTACGCATTCAAGTGCCGTAGGGCTGAACAACTATTCAACCTTGTACAAACCAACATTCAG GTTTGCAATAGTAGCGGAGATGATACGATATCGAGAGAACTGCCAGTTGCATCACATCCAGGATCGACGGTAACAATGCGAGTAATGATGCCTTCGGAGCCCAGTTATTTAGACCCAACTCCTGCAAGGAGCAACAGTCGAATAGGTCCGAGATTTTCTCACAGCCAGCAAAATGGAATTGGAAGATTAGGCAGCGTTGGAAGCAGTAGTGGCCCCATGTCACCCCAGGGTACTATGGGATCGCCATCACCGCCACCCATGCTTCCACCACCACCTCCAGTTCCCCATCCCCCTCCGTCCTCTCTCTATGTCAATGAAGAAGTGCTGACATCAGCCACAATCGAACGAGAAcacaataataacaaaagcCTTAGAAGAACTATGCAGAG GTCTTGTACAGTGAGTAGTACCACATCTAGTAGTGGTTTTATGGCTTTGGAACCTACGCCTCTACCTCTACCTACCAGTCAAGAATCCAGTTGCCGAAGTAGGCCACCACCTCTTCCAATGGCATCTTATATCAATGTTGATCTGAGCAGTGATGCCAGCCCACTTTCTCCGTCGCACAGTATTTCTGATTCAACGCCTTTGCGAGAAGAAGCCAGTGAGCTTGATGGTGCTCAGCATGCCTACATGAATATCAGTCCTGGGCAAGAACATTATGATACTGCAACGACTACAATGCGCACATCGTTACCACAGGTACAACCTGACTGGGAGGATGAGCCTAGGCACTGCTATGCAAATCTTGAATCTAGTGATATAGAAGGATTGAGAAAAAGATTCTCAGGGATATCTACTGCAGAGAAATCTCCTCTGCTTCCCACCACTCCTCCTGCTGGGCCAGTCAGAGAGGTGAATTATGCCGTTCTGGACCTTGACCAAAAACATAACACAACAGCTGTGAGCCCTGAAGGTAATGTGAACCCTGCAAATACTCCAATTCCACCCGACTCACCAAATAAACCGTTGAAAGGGTATGCGACAATAGATTTTAATAAAACTACGGCTCTTTCTCATTCTGTTAATCCAAATCTTGTCAATGACAACGAGGGCTCTCGGAAAACTCGACACAATTCAACGATCAATGACTTATCAGCTCCATCTAGACACAGCTCATCTATTAGCGAGTGA
- the LOC124178784 gene encoding ankyrin repeat, PH and SEC7 domain containing protein secG-like, producing the protein MTAAYDDDTISPCRQEDVKNCDVPVDFASQKIVTTTLDESVNNSRFENGAADESSENASRNSEELPFPEACAGYKTVNSSITGRCVDVGNVVVNKGEGNCTSSEHGNLSETCLILRKQKNVEKTVSDMEENLSTINVQKSNASKIPDTKIEDKPCKDSFNFEKLSTELIDAVSFDPTSPSTSEGNVREEKDLSCNLTDENKSEKLAIFQELLIDSNALSVNCNNSQENGVKSIPLHEYASESSDECVTENGIQVSKSSDQIKTYQNVYRSKRNSFFPETRGSDLLEERCERGGVAEFLNKENFDDYDPGCAMSFHEAIRTGDAKSVELLIARGVVQNIDEPDWNVSGDPPLLVAATNHNLPVLRVLLANGCDPGVRSPRGETALHRAIINGSPSSVFEIVEELLKYGCPSTVKEAGGGLTALHILTRQLANAQSSKSLHHNFDIALKTLELLAKVGPVDAKDHQGRSALHLLASSSTFGNSHKIEIEPMIRTLLEAGADPAQKNDRGETPLHEALECGALNTAFLLIPHTPTGITSRYGETPLHIAARKNQSEVVDSLLKLGEDPSLQDAGGNTPLHLASARGFHQTVSLLVTSPLAQLEKTNDDGLTPLQVAAESGFVNAVKLLLKAGADPSQTANYCVTTLHRHPDISVLINHELTRRRQLAA; encoded by the exons ATGACCGCCGCGTACGATGACGATACGATTTCTCCGTGCCGGCAAGAAGACGTTAAGAATTGCGATGTGCCGGTGGATTTCGCTTcgcaaaaaattgtaacgacaACTTTGGATGAATCCgtaaataattcgagattcGAAAACGGAGCTGCAGATGAAAGTTCTGAAAACGCAAGTCGAAATTCTGAGGAATTACCATTCCCCGAGGCTTGTGCAGGATATAAAACTGTAAATTCTTCGATAACAGGTCGATGTGTCGATGTAGGAAATGTAGTAGTAAATAAAGGCGAAGGGAATTGCACAAGCTCCGAACATGGGAACTTATCGGAAACTTGTTTGATACTTCGTAAGCAAAAAAATGTGGAGAAGACGGTTTCGGACATGGAAGAAAATCTTTCGACCATTAATGTACAGAAATCTAATGCTTCGAAAATACCGGATACAAAAATCGAGGATAAACCTTGTAAAGATAGTTTCAACTTTGAAAAGTTATCCACGGAATTGATAGATGCCGTTTCTTTCGATCCAACATCACCGTCTACCTCGGAAGGCAATGTCCGCGAAGAGAAAGATCTGAGCTGTAATCTTACAGACGAGAATAAAAGCGAAAAGCTCGCGATCTTCCAAGAATTACTTATCGACAGTAACGCATTGTCTGTCAATTGTAATAACTCTCAAGAAAACGGAGTTAAAAGTATCCCATTGCACGAATATGCCTCTGAATCGTCGGATGAGTGCGTTACAGAAAATGGGATTCAGGTGTCGAAGTCCAGTGATCAGATCAAAACGTATCAAAACGTTTATCGatcaaaaagaaattcttttttccccgAAACAAGGGGCTCTGATTTACTCGAGGAAAGATGCGAAAGAGGCGGGGTCGCCgaatttttgaacaaagaaAACTTTGATGATTACGACCCGGGATGCGCGATGAGTTTTCACGAGGCAATTCGTACTGGAGATGCGAAGAGCGTCGAGTTGCTCATAGCACGCGGCGTTGTTCAAAATATTGACGAACCGGATTGGAACGTTTCGGGGGATCCGCCGCTACTTGTGGCGGCAACAAATCACAACCTCCCGGTtctgag GGTCTTACTTGCAAATGGCTGTGATCCTGGGGTCCGTTCTCCACGTGGTGAGACTGCACTTCATCGTGCGATAATAAATGGCAGCCCGTCAAGCGTATTTGAGATAGTAGAAGAGCTGCTAAAATATGGATGTCCATCGACGGTGAAAGAAGCTGGTGGAGGGTTGACGGCGTTGCATATTTTGACACGGCAGCTAGCGAATGCACAAAGTTCAAAGAGTCTTCATCACAATTTTGACATAGCTTTAAAAACGCTGGAACTCCTTGCAAAGGTTGGTCCAGTCGATGCCAAAGATCATCAAGGACGCAGTGCTCTGCATCTGTTGGCGTCATCTTCAACATTTGGCAACAGTcataaaatagaaattgaaCCCATGATAAGAACACTTTTGGAAGCTGGAGCGGATCCGGCTCAAAAAAATGACCGTGGCGAAACTCCTCTGCACGAAGCTCTAGAGTGTGGCGCACTCAATACAGCTTTCCTTCTGATCCCTCACACACCCACCGGTATAACGTCCAGATATGGTGAAACGCCTCTGCACATTGCAGCGAGAAAAAACCAGTCCGAAGTTGTTGATAGTCTCCTTAAACTTGGGGAGGATCCAAGCTTGCAGGATGCAGGAGGTAATACACCGCTGCATTTAGCTTCTGCAAGAGGCTTCCATCAGACTGTTTCACTTCTGGTTACTTCGCCTTTGGCACAGTTGGAGAAAACTAATGATGACGGATTAACACCGTTGCAAGTTGCCGCTGAAAGCGGTTTTGTAAATGCAGTAAAACTTTTGTTGAAAGCTGGTGCCGATCCTAGTCAAACTGCTAATTACTGTGTCACTACTTTACATCGTCATCCTGATATCTCTGTATTAATTAATCACGAGTTAACAAGACGCCGACAGCTCGCTGCTTGA